One genomic window of Salvia miltiorrhiza cultivar Shanhuang (shh) chromosome 4, IMPLAD_Smil_shh, whole genome shotgun sequence includes the following:
- the LOC131021418 gene encoding pectinesterase/pectinesterase inhibitor PPE8B-like encodes MGSNFLKLVFVVTILSCASGEKASEFGNLKVPASEFVGSVRSTIDIIRQVMSIVSRFSGAFGDFRLSNAVSDCLDLMDLSVDQLSWTISASQNPNGKDNGTGNVKADMKTWLSGTLINQDTCKEGFDGTNGIVRDLVAGSLDQVTSLVYNILSNINPTPTTPPPSGAGRGGRKLISTQDFPDWFKPNDRRLLQAATADVVVAADGTGKFTSIMDAIGAAPEHSSKRFVIYVKKGVYKEYVEISKKKWNIMMIGDGVNATVISGNRNFIDGWTTYRSATFAVKGQGFIARDITFENTAGPEKHQAVAFRSDSDLSVLYRCAIHGYQDTLYAHSQRQFYRECHITGTVDFIFGDGAVVFQNCQIQARKGLPNQKNTITAQGRKEPVENTGFSIQFCNISAEADVLNSTQTYLGRPWKLYSRTVVMQSYISGAVRPEGWLEWNGDFALGTLYYGEYMNYGPGSGLGARVKWPGYHAFNTSAQASNFTVSQFIIGNTWLPSTGVRYTAGLGN; translated from the exons ATGGGGTCAAATTTCTTGAAACTTGTGTTTGTAGTGACGATTTTAAGCTGTGCGAGTGGTGAGAAGGCGTCGGAGTTTGGAAACTTGAAGGTTCCGGCGTCGGAATTTGTGGGATCGGTGAGGTCCACCATCGACATAATCCGGCAAGTGATGTCCATAGTGTCGCGGTTTTCCGGCGCATTCGGCGATTTCCGGCTGAGTAATGCCGTCTCCGACTGCCTCGATTTGATGGATCTCTCCGTGGACCAGTTGAGCTGGACCATCTCTGCTTCACAGAATCCCAATG GCAAAGATAATGGCACCGGAAATGTAAAGGCCGATATGAAAACATGGTTGAGTGGAACGCTGATCAATCAAGATACCTGCAAAGAAGGCTTTGATGGCACAAACGGCATTGTCCGAGATTTGGTTGCCGGCAGCCTAGACCAAGTCACCTCATTAGTCTACAACATTCTTTCAAACATTAATCCCACTCCCACCACCCCTCCCCCGTCCGGCGCCGGCCGTGGCGGTAGGAAACTAATTTCTACCCAAGACTTTCCCGATTGGTTCAAACCCAACGACCGCCGCCTCCTCCAAGCCGCGACTGCGGACGTGGTGGTGGCCGCCGACGGCACCGGGAAATTCACTAGCATTATGGATGCTATTGGTGCAGCCCCGGAGCATAGTAGCAAGAGATTTGTTATATACGTGAAGAAAGGTGTGTACAaggaatatgtggagataagtAAGAAGAAATGGAATATAATGATGATTGGAGATGGGGTGAATGCTACGGTTATTTCGGGTAATCGGAACTTCATCGACGGCTGGACCACCTACCGCTCGGCCACATTTG CTGTGAAAGGGCAAGGGTTCATAGCACGGGACATAACGTTCGAGAACACGGCCGGGCCGGAAAAGCACCAGGCCGTGGCCTTCCGGTCCGACTCGGACCTGTCGGTCCTATACCGTTGCGCCATCCACGGCTACCAAGACACTCTCTACGCCCACTCCCAACGCCAATTCTACCGGGAATGCCACATCACGGGCACCGTGGACTTCATATTCGGGGACGGCGCGGTGGTGTTCCAGAACTGCCAAATCCAGGCCCGAAAGGGCCTCCCCAACCAGAAGAACACGATCACGGCCCAGGGGCGGAAGGAGCCCGTCGAGAACACGGGCTTCTCCATCCAATTCTGCAACATCTCGGCCGAGGCGGATGTGTTGAACTCGACGCAGACGTATCTAGGCAGGCCGTGGAAGCTGTATTCCCGCACGGTTGTGATGCAATCCTACATCAGCGGCGCCGTGAGGCCCGAGGGCTGGCTCGAGTGGAACGGCGATTTCGCGCTCGGCACGCTCTACTACGGCGAGTATATGAATTACGGGCCGGGCTCTGGATTGGGGGCCCGGGTTAAATGGCCCGGCTACCACGCGTTTAATACGTCGGCTCAAGCGAGTAATTTTACAGTGTCTCAGTTCATTATAGGGAACACGTGGCTGCCTTCGACGGGTGTGAGGTACACTGCGGGATTGGGAAATTGA